From the Mytilus trossulus isolate FHL-02 unplaced genomic scaffold, PNRI_Mtr1.1.1.hap1 h1tg000085l___fragment_1__unscaffolded, whole genome shotgun sequence genome, one window contains:
- the LOC134699733 gene encoding 16 kDa calcium-binding protein-like, with amino-acid sequence MITSSSFLIAAILCSLITLSICEEDEATSLAKVFDEMDTNGNKKVTFKEVSTFLSSKGLNQDDQDFKRTVQTFMDSYDKNKDKIITYDEFVPKHDEL; translated from the exons atgattACGAGTTCGAGTTTCCTAATTGCTGCAATATTATGTTCATTAATAACACTATCAATCTGCGAGGAAGATGAGGCAACGAGTCTTGCTAAAGTTTTTGACGAAATGGATACTAACGGGAATAAGAAAGTAACATTTAAAGAG gtttCAACATTTTTGTCAAGTAAAGGGTTGAATCAGGACGATCAAGATTTTAAAAGAACAGTTCAAACATTTATGGATAGCTACgacaaaaacaaagacaaaattataacttatgATGAATTCGTACCTAAACATGACGAACTTTGA
- the LOC134699883 gene encoding uncharacterized protein LOC134699883 — protein sequence MKMLKQTTSTSLVTICVILVHLFCYITCDENPLKEEAIKLSNIHKDIDTDKNKKLTRQEVIIYLVANKIGYKPDSDYFKDIVDGLFEEHDKNKDGLIAYDEFVPRHDEL from the exons ATGAAAATGCTCAAACAAACCACTTCTACAAGTCTCGTGACTATTTGTGTTATTCTCGTGCATCTGTTCTGTTACATCACGTGTGACGAGAACCCTTTAAAAGAGGAGGCTATCAAACTATCCAATATTCATAAGGATATAGACACGGACaagaataaaaaattaacacGTCAGGAG GTAATAATATACCTGGTTGCAAACAAGATTGGTTACAAACCAGATTCTGATTACTTCAAGGACATAGTGGACGGTTTGTTTGAGGAACACgacaaaaataaagatggaCTTATAGCTTATGATGAATTTGTTCCTAGGCATGATGAACTCTGA